Genomic DNA from Prunus persica cultivar Lovell chromosome G1, Prunus_persica_NCBIv2, whole genome shotgun sequence:
tttataattattctGTTCTTCGAATATGCTGTTCGCTTAATTCCCCACTTTTTCCCTGATCCAAATCGATTTACCCAAACTACCCTTCTGGTTCTAGGAAAGATGCTGATTTATACGACAAGCTTGCGACAGGGCAAAGCCCCAAGGTCAGTGATGAACAAATAATATTAGATTAGTTAAGTATCGTTAAGGTGATTAATTAACCTGTAATGTGATTGTTGTCTTTGCAGTTCATGGTTTTTGCATGCTCAGACTCCCGAGTTTGCCCCTCGCACATCCTCAATTTTCAACCGGGGGAGGCCTTTGTGGTCAGAAACATCGCTAACATGGTCCCTCCATTTGACCCGGTTCGCCTAACAAAACCCGATTAAATTAATCTCCACTTGCATTGGATGattgtttcttctttggtGGTTGGAAAAACATCaacattcataattcattacATGTTTCCAAACCCTCCAAGAAAATTGCGCGCATTTCATAATGATGGAATCTGCTttaagattatatatatataaatgaaaaaatggatccatctttttttaaatttataaataaatatatttaacgaacattgaataataaattataagttTGGTTGTCTGTCATTGTATATGTGTACGTTGACTATTGGTTGCTGCAGAAAAAATACGCGGGAGTGGGGGCAGCCATTGAATATGCGGTATTGCATCTGAAGGTGAATATAATAGGAAGAGCCactctttttttatcttttccatATTCAACTCTACTTTTTTGTTGTACTGCTCTGACTGGAACCACTAtattcaactttttttctctggtttttttcttcttcaaattcaaTAATGGTCGCCTAGTCATTGGTTTTGTTCCTTTCCTTACAACAAATAATCATGTTTCCTTGGGGCTCTCACCCTCCGAAATAAAAGGGGCAGAAAGAAAAAGTCTAAAGTTGCAGATAtagaaaggagaagaaggaatattaattgttaattaaGTAGAAATGaaggtttctcacacacacaatcaCGAATCATGATGTTATAAGGATTCGAATTTGAGATCTCTGATTTATAAGATTAGGAACCatgattaaaaaagataatatgaaTTTCAGGTGGAGAATATTATTGTCATTGGACACAGCTGCTGTGGTGGGATCAAAGGGCTCATGTCAATCCCGGATGATGGGACCACTGCTAGGTAAGCCAGCCTTCATTTCatttatgaaaacaagaagaagaagaagaagaagaagtagcTTAAAGCCTTGAAACAGTTTGCGTATTTCTTAATTTGGTTCAAAAGTTGAATAATCTAAGTACATATGCTTGAATTAAGAAGAATAATGAACGTTATTTGCAGTAAAGAGTTTAAAATGTTGGCCCAATTGGTTGGTTGCTTTCTCCTTCGTCCTTCCCATGTGGTGTTATTGCTAGTTGCTATAATTAGTGTCTTATTATAATGTTGATTTGTGTCATGTCCAACTCAATGGGAAGAGAATATGAAGGACTTTATTTTGGGAGTGGTAGtaccataattttttggaGGCATCCATAAAGTTGGATAAAGCAGAAGTTGAAGGACAAAGTTGTTATGACTCATGACAGCCTCAGATTCTCTTcgtttttcaattttgcttTGAGATTTGGTCCAACTTTAAGCATACTTTTTAACACCGTTCCGCAATCTATCAATGTGGTACTGTCCGTGCAGTCAAAATCTCACTACTGTTGTTTTAATTCCTTCCTTAATTATCATGCATATGCTGATGCTGCTGCACATATGGCACAAATTTTACTGCACTTTCTGATCCAGTAAATTATGCATTAACAGTGTTTCCATTTGTACATCCCTTGAAATTTCAGTGACTTCATAGAGGACTGGGTGAAAATCTGTTCGCCGGCTAAGAACAAGATCAAAACAGCATACAGTGGTTTAACTTTCAAAGAGCAGTGCACCAACTTGGAGAaggtaatttttcatttttttcatttgag
This window encodes:
- the LOC18793292 gene encoding carbonic anhydrase 2 isoform X1; this encodes MAGTFRRCLFCCTTAKVTKEDMAKDSYEDAIAGLSKLLSENADLEGVAAAKIKQITAELESGGLDPVEKIRTGFLHFKKEKFEKDADLYDKLATGQSPKFMVFACSDSRVCPSHILNFQPGEAFVVRNIANMVPPFDPKKYAGVGAAIEYAVLHLKVENIIVIGHSCCGGIKGLMSIPDDGTTASDFIEDWVKICSPAKNKIKTAYSGLTFKEQCTNLEKEAVNVSLGNLLTYPFVREGVVNKTLSLNGGYYDFVNGSFQLWDLDFKITPHLSV
- the LOC18793292 gene encoding carbonic anhydrase 2 isoform X2, translated to MAKDSYEDAIAGLSKLLSENADLEGVAAAKIKQITAELESGGLDPVEKIRTGFLHFKKEKFEKDADLYDKLATGQSPKFMVFACSDSRVCPSHILNFQPGEAFVVRNIANMVPPFDPKKYAGVGAAIEYAVLHLKVENIIVIGHSCCGGIKGLMSIPDDGTTASDFIEDWVKICSPAKNKIKTAYSGLTFKEQCTNLEKEAVNVSLGNLLTYPFVREGVVNKTLSLNGGYYDFVNGSFQLWDLDFKITPHLSV